TTATTCTCCTCATAAAGACGAAACTTACTACGTATCATGTGTCGGTTAACATGAAAAAATAGATTCATCACATATCTGAAAATGGCAGCTCTTGTGTTAAACTGAAATATGATCAATAGGAAAATATACGTAACATACAGAATCCATAACTTACAAAGCAGgactaaatcgttaaaaaaatcatgtaataaaagataaaacgaattatagaactgaaaataatggtaaaagttgtgtactttgtgttaataacaaaatttaaaagtttgtataaccattttgttcaaaatgaagaaaaaactgaaaaataaatagaaacgacctagtcactatttcatattattatctttcggcgaggtAAACAATCCCTGTGTGCATGCGCGATGTGGGAACATTTaccgaaggaaatctcatctgtctaatggacatatctgctatcgactgaaaacaccaaTTTATATACTACAAGtacctgattactgtgttaaatctaataaacgttgaaacgtatgcagaagttttgtgaagagtttctaagtgtaaatattcatatattgtacAGGTTTTTGCAGCTTTAAAGAAGAGTTTTTAGCAtaatatatggttttatacttgcttctaccattattttatttcacttgtcatgatattaggtactagtccgctaaacctgccaatattattaggtttaaaaaaaatggcctaatatataaactttataataaggaaaaactaataatatatgcatgtttagcggactaatgaggtacatgtatttcttttatcattatatcaatatttgacattccctatatatccttagttataatgtatatccgtctaatggacattccctatatatctctagttatagtatctatatccgtctaatggacattccttctatagccctagttataatatatatccgtctaatggacatttcctatatatctctagttatagtctctatccgtctaatggacattccttatatagccctagttataatatatatccgtcttatggccattccctatatatctttagttatagtctctatccgtctaatggacattccttatatagccctagttataatatatacaactgtatccgtctaatggacattccttatacTGTAAATACCTAGTTATAGTCTATCCGTCAAATGGAAATTCCCTATTATACAAGTATTTCATGGGTTTgacaacaaatgttatattggcctcgtgcaatataatatttgttgattaccatcaccgaggggtaaatattatgaactagagcacagaaacccatgaaatatttgttttattatataatcactattttttagttgaatattttataaaacgaatacgacaatcacttaaaaAATCAACagcaccgtaccgtacggaGAAGCTTCAagtcctattgaagattgacgtattacccacgtacgtcacgttgtaactcccgttttaatgtcttattgtcttttttaacattattagacctgcatGCAGCCTTTTAATCTAATTTACAATCGCCGTGTCCGTCCTCTACTCGATAAACATCTAtatgacgtgcttgattcgagatctataaagctagcgcgaaattgagcgtgaacctttatgacgtcataataacgtaactcactgttacgcgcgattccttataattcaatataagatatagtgccacgtaTTTTTTTCggtatgcaattaattatttttcatttaacttgaagtaaaattagaagctcacacttttcaatggtggtaattgtgtaaagtaagtaacttttgtaactgaagaaaaacactcggttctttccgttaTAAACAGCTAACGCCtacagatacagtttcttgttgtgttttgcgacattttaacgttgataaacattgccaatatttcaaataatatgttgtaattttgaaaactttctaattttaggtataagaacgtttgtaggaagtcaaagCCCCTAAGAAAtttatgtaaatctaatgatttagtaactaTGCCTTTCAATGATGTGTGGTGCAAAATATGGTTAACGGGTAAAACAGGCGCATGATAATACTAAGACAAAAATCGAGAAAACGttcggagtggaggcagggtccGTTCCCGGACATGGGCCTTATATTACCAGGTATGCACTTATGACCAggcatgggcttattaccaggcatggtttttttttaccaggcatgggcttattaccaggcaTGGGCATATTACCAAGAATGGACTTATTACCAGGCATGGACTTATTACCAGGCATGGGCTTGTTACCAggcatgggcttattaccaggcaTGGACCTATTACCAGGCATGGAATTATTACCAGGCAtggacttattaccagacatgcaCTTATGACCAggcatgggcttattaccagacgtgggcttattaccaggcaTGGACTTATTACCAGGCATGGGCTTGTTACCAGGTATGGGCTTATTATCAGGCATGGACTTATTACCAGACGTTGGCTTGTTACCAggcatgggcttattaccaggcaTGGACCTATTACAAGGCATGGACTTATTACCAGGCAtggacttattaccagacatgcaCTTATGACCAggcatgggcttattaccaggtATAGGCTTGTTACCAGgtatgggcttattaccaggcaTGGACTTATTACCAGGCAtggacttattaccagacatgcaCTTATGATCAggcatgggcttattaccagacgtGGGCATATTACCAGGCATGGACTTGTTACCAGgtatgggcttattaccaggcatggacttattaccagacatgaacttattaccagacatgaaCTTATGACCAGGCATGGGCTTGTTACCAGGTTTGGGCTTATTATCAGGCATGGACTTATTACCAAGCAtggacttattaccagacatggacttattaccagacatgcaCTTATTACCAGACGtgggcttattaccaggcaTGGACTTATTACCAGGCATGGGCTTGTTACCAGgtatgggcttattaccagacatgggcttattaccaggcaTGGACTTATTACCAGGCGTGGGCTTGTTACCAGgtatgggcttattaccaggcaTGCACTTATTACCAGACGtgggcttattaccaggcaTGGACTTATTACCAGGCATGGACTTATTACCAGGCATGGACTTATTACCAGGCATGGGCTTGTTACCAGgtatgggcttattaccaggcaTGGACGTATTACCAGACATGCACTTATGACCAggcatgggcttattaccagacgtTGGCTTGTTATCAGGCATGAGATTGGTacatatgcatatacatttgcATAGTGCTGTTATTTTTCCCTGAGATGCaagtaataattttaacttttgTTCATGAATTTTTAATTCGAAAACTTTGTGGGTCTTTAACATTATCGGGACATGAAAAAAAAGAGTTTGCAAACCCTTTTTTTGGGAAtcagcaccataaaactttctcagacagatttaGAATATTTACTCAAGCCTGCATGTACtgtatgtaaaattataaagtTTGTCTGGATGACACCAATGTATTCATATgccagtatacatgtatatagggtAAAGAAATAATTCTGTATGCTACATATTGCAATAAGGTTGAATGACAGTAACGTTGATTATTTACACAGCAGTCAAACTGTTTAGAGAGCGATTTTACTttgagttgcttccctttgGTAAGGATCTAGCCATTGTTTCGGATTAGGCCTTTCGGAGTAtgcatgtgtacattgtatattttatgtgAAGATCAACGTTTTAGCAGAGTTATCTGTGACATAGAAATAAATTTCAGACTAGCCAGATTATGTTTTACAGGTTTAGATTATTGATGAGAGTGGGAAAAATACGCAAATGTTTCTACGTAAACAAATCTAAATACAGTATAGCCATGACTACAATGTAGCTAGATATAGGTGAAACCGAAAGAAGGCTGTTACTGTTTGACTGTTGTGTCAAATTGTTATGAATAACTGCCATAAGCCGGTTGGAAGCTTGTAATCACAACTACGTAACCAATAGTTTCTCTCGAAGAGGTAGGTTTCGTATTTCATTCAAGATACGAAAAAAAACCAAGTACCATATGTattcaatttttgtttgttcCGTACATGTAAGTGCGTGCACAGCTGAAATACAACCTTTTACTTTAGAATTCAATATTAAAGTGAACCTATTGTATACTTCCGTAGCAGTTTTAGCATAGCTCTAAATGATGATTGATACAATAAAAGTACATAAATTAATCTGACTGGCCCAGGGCCTTACATTTACCAGTTTACTTTCACTTTACCAAAAAATGATAATCACTGATAGTACAAATCATAATAACATAGAGAATGGGGAGCCAATGCAAGTTGTCGATTTACCTAATATGTAGCAATGTTGAtatgataattacatgtataatcataGGTAACCACTAACcagatatacatgtgtacactCTGTACAGTCAGTTCtctacagtacatgtaattaactttgtacatgtacacatgacatacaatgtacatgtatgtttaactttatacatgtacacatatatgtttaactttgtacatatatacacattcaTGTTCACCCatatttgtatgtttaactttgtacatgtacatatgacatatgtataactttttacatgtacacataaatgtttaacattgtacatgtacacaaatgtttaactttgtacataaacacatacatgtatgtgtattaaCTTTCGCAGATaatctaagtaaaacacttaagATTATACTTTACACCATCTTATTGTCATAATGTGTTATCTATAGAtagacatacaaaatgtatgtatagTATATTTTATGAAGCTCAATAAATGGGATTGGTAGAGCATCTGGCTAAATTTTGGAGGTTGTGGGTTCAAACCCCGACCTGACAGCTACCTTTTCAGATATTGTATAAAAAGGTAAATAAGGGCTTCTTCAAATTGGTTCATTCTATTCCAGGCAAAGGAAATTTACAGGATGCATTTTTCTGGATCCCAGCTGCCATCTCCTAAACGGTTGCTGGAGCGATATGAGAAGGCCTATGAACAGGAAAACATCCTCCTGGTGGGTGCTGTGGGAGCGGGGAAGTCTGCCACCATCAACACACTGTGTGCCTCACTGTCAGGGGAGAAACTGTACCGTGCTCCTGTAGGCTCTCAGAGTGGAGAGTCTGGCAAAAGGACCACCACTCACCTTATATGGTAAATAGCTAACAAAATTTGTCACATTATTTTATGCCATATTTGATAATTGACACTGCTTGAATGTCAATTTTAAAATTGCTTGATTGCAATAGAAGCAGACGAATTGTTACATATAATTTAACAATTCATAGAAGAGAATATATATTCTTTTCATTAATCAGCAATAACTTTATATAGATTTTAAGTTTAGACATTCACATGTTGATCACAAATTAATCAATAATGAGTAATTATTGTGTGCATAATCATTAATCAATCATGGAGCTGGGTCCATTTTATGATACATTATTGAgatgtacatgttatatagaGGTATTCTAACACCATTCAACTCCCAGTCATCATGGTTATTGAATAATCACACctgaattataaaatattacaaactTCCTTGACAGGTATGACAAATGTGGAATTGAAGAGAAAAGGTTGCAGGAAATGAAAGTACCTAAATACTTCCCTAACTTAGTGGACATGACAGGactaaacaatgaaaattctTCACAACAGAGAAAACTGCTGGACATGATCCTTACTGGACGGATATGGAACAAGACATCCATCCCAGCCATACAAGATGTCCAAACAACCCAAGGAGATCGCAAACTTGAGCGGATGTTCCCGTTGGTGTATAGAGGACGGAGGATCCATAAGATCTTGTTTGTGGCAAGTGCTACGGATAGAATTCCTGTAGAACTTATACGATGTGTGAAGAGTGTGGCCCAGCCCGATGGCAGTGCACAGTGCCTGAATCCCAgatgtaagtatacattatctatagttATACCTACAGCTGTAAACAAGATCTTGTCTTTACAATTTGTTTATTAAATGTCATATGAATAGTTATAGTCATTAAAGGACATATAATGTGTTTCAGAGTAAACCGtagtcaagggagataactctggtTAGAATGAATTGCCCCGTgggattttcaaaatttaatcacAAATCTATCTCAACCCATGATCTGAATCAAAGCGACACGGTCAGAATTAACTATAGATTTATTAACTAAAAACTTAAGTCATTTTTCactattttaaagaaaatgtatgATTAAGTTTATGactgtttgaaaataaaagaacTGATCTTATGATCAGAGGCAAATTTCTCAACCTGTGGATGTTTTCATTTGAATGaacataatgttatttatagATTAATGTAAGTCTCGGTATATTTTCATTGGCAAAAGGTCAGTCTTGACATCATATTAAGTCAATTTACTATAATCagattctaaaaataaataagcctttgaataaaatttattatcttCTGAAAtccaatatataatatatatttgtacatcaTAAATGTTCTTGTTTCAGATATTCCAATATTTGGCATACTTACAAAGCCTGACCTGATTTCCAAAACAGAAGTAGATTTGAAGAAAAAGGAACAAGAATTTCTGGAATGCCTTGGAATTAATGCTGATACCTCTTACTCTTTGTGGAAAAACAGTGCCTCCGGTGACTGCAGTTTCTCAATCCTAGAGTTCATGGACAAATTATTCTCACCGAATGTTCGTCATGTTTTGGATGAAATATCCATAGTGAAGCTATGGATGGCGGACCTGTATGAAAACCCTGTTCTTCTACTTGCAATACTTGTAGCTATTGTGGGTACAGGTCTTGCAATCAACCTATGCTTTCCAATATATGAAATGATGGAAAATCTCCTTGGAGTTCCCATGTTCATCAAGAAATTTTTCAAATTCTTAGGTATTTAGGGTTACCTGATGTTTGATTTTGCTgtcaatcaaaattgataaaagattaaaattatatttaggaCAAGATATATTTGGATAAGGTATAACAACTACAGTTGAATTAGAATATATGAAATGTTTGACTTTATTTTGGAGGGGGGGAATACATATGAATGGCCAATTTTTTTATACAGAAATACTGggctttaattatttttaagtcAAATAAATGCATTTTTCCAATAATTcactttttctatgaaaattttttttttttatacttggTAAATGAATTAGAACTACATGTACAGGTACAATGTGCATCGATAAGGTTGTTTTAGCCTTTATTCAAAGTTTACAGGTTGTCAATAATTgtctttattttactttatttttattttttaggaccttagttgtacatattgcattttgggactgatcagtcaacatgATGGTCGACCGGCCGCTATCTTAGATTTTGTTAGTTGaactttgttaccgctatttttcactAAGttctaaagggatctgtctcaaatttcaaatgaagGTTCCTCtagtaccctagttgtgcatagtgcattttgtgaccgatcggtcagcaagatggccgaccggttgCCATCTTGGGTTTCAATAGTTGAGGTtcaaaaagcagagaaaagatccctctatcatatgtcagacatagatcattctttggtaggcgccaagatccctctgggatctcttgttactaAAACATATAGATTGCTATTGATGTTCATAATTAAATCATCAAACTGcaaaacatgtaaaacaaactcCACTTCAAAGTGAAAGGGAGTCATGTGATTATGAACTAAGTCATATGCatcataaattattttcaaagaaatgtatatattcaaTGAATCGattaatgatatacatgtactaaatgACAAATGCTTTtgcatgtatatttttgtacatgtaaacatgtacatcatatattttttatgtgcaTTTCTAATAATTTGTTACAGTCAATTTGTCATCTTGACATTGATAACGTGTGTTGATAtgataattatcaatatattgattGTGGCCCATAGATGTGTGAAATACTCTTAAAATCAGATTTGTATacctttttatattttaacCGGGACACATTTTGTAGATTAATTTTTACTTTATGATATACATAGTTTGTGTATGCCtatatctattgttatatttctgCTTTATACACAGggaattgttttgatattttcacttcGTTAGAACAACTGTGATAGTAGATAGAGCAGCTCTTGAAAATGTAACATAACTGCAAAATTACAACAGAAATCATATTCAAATCTTCAAgagtatgtaaaaaaaaatgtaacttaAATATTGAAACAGTCTGCTTTTTGTGCCGTTATAAAATTGTATATGGTTTCTAG
The nucleotide sequence above comes from Argopecten irradians isolate NY chromosome 1, Ai_NY, whole genome shotgun sequence. Encoded proteins:
- the LOC138305200 gene encoding collagen alpha-2(IV) chain-like encodes the protein MPDNKPTSGNKPMPGHKCMSGNTSMPGNKPIPGNKPMPGNKSMPGNKSMPGNKSMPGNKPTSGNKCMPGNKPIPGNKPTPGNKSMPGNKPMSGNKPIPGNKPMPGNKSMPGNKPTSGNKCMSGNKSMSGNKSMLGNKSMPDNKPKPGNKPMPGHKFMSGNKFMSGNKSMPGNKPIPGNKSMPGNMPTSGNKPMPDHKCMSGNKSMPGNKSMPGNKPIPGNKPIPGNKPMPGHKCMSGNKSMPGNKSMPCNRSMPGNKPMPGNKPTSGNKSMPDNKPIPGNKPMPGNKSMPGNKPTSGNKPMPGHKCMSGNKSMPGNNSMPGNRSMPGNKPMPGNKPMPGNKSMPGNKSILGNMPMPGNKPMPGKKKPCLVISPCLVISAYLVI
- the LOC138336042 gene encoding uncharacterized protein; translation: MHFSGSQLPSPKRLLERYEKAYEQENILLVGAVGAGKSATINTLCASLSGEKLYRAPVGSQSGESGKRTTTHLIWYDKCGIEEKRLQEMKVPKYFPNLVDMTGLNNENSSQQRKLLDMILTGRIWNKTSIPAIQDVQTTQGDRKLERMFPLVYRGRRIHKILFVASATDRIPVELIRCVKSVAQPDGSAQCLNPRYIPIFGILTKPDLISKTEVDLKKKEQEFLECLGINADTSYSLWKNSASGDCSFSILEFMDKLFSPNVRHVLDEISIVKLWMADLYENPVLLLAILVAIVGTGLAINLCFPIYEMMENLLGVPMFIKKFFKFLGI